From a single Larimichthys crocea isolate SSNF chromosome XIII, L_crocea_2.0, whole genome shotgun sequence genomic region:
- the ints3 gene encoding integrator complex subunit 3 has protein sequence MEAAPAKPQGRLLVSTQLDAKDELEERLERCVGIVQALTNGLSEREANDALTANVCKGQQQHEEVCLGLFTLVLTEPTQAQRCYRDLTLVNRDGMNVILVKINQILMEKFLKLQDVPRTQLVWLVRELVKSGMMGADGVVMTLLKQIAGGDISTKNLWLAESVLDILLDQKDWVLKSAMLIAMSVYTFLRLIVDHGAPNLLTLRQKEVDFCISMLREKFMECLLIGRDLVRLLQNVARIPEMELVWKDLLHNPQVLSPQFTGVLQLLTARTSRKFLACRLTPDMETKLLFMTSRVRFGQQKRYQDWFQRQYLSTAESQSLRCDLIRYICGVVHPSNEVLSSDILPRWAIIGWLLTTCTSNVAASNAKLALFYDWLFFNPEKDSIMNIEPAILVMHHSMKPHPAITATLLDFMCRIIPHFFPPLESQVRQGVFNSLTFIMEKRVLAHLAPLFDNPKLDRELRSMLRERFPEFCSSPSPPTEVKMEEAVSLEMDNHMLDKEEGCYDNTEAAFSDDEEEVNNKGKKREFRFHPIKEAVVEEPADITPWLDQLDDTMKEKVQQLQKTSDTETQCEVMQEIVDLILEEDFDSEQMSALASCLAELFKDHFRGDVLPEEITEESLEESVSKPVCLVFRNLVTMQEDNSGFSVLLDMLAEFYQKQPKIGYHLLYYLKASKAANGKMMLYESFAQATALGDLHTCLMMDMKACQEDDVRLLCYLTPSIYTEFPDETLRSGELLNMIVAVIDSTQLQELMCHVMMGNLVMFRKDSVLNILIQSLDWETFEQYSTWQLFLAHSIPLETIIPILQHLKYKEHPEALSCLLLQLRREKPSEEMVKMVLSRPCHHEDQFTTSILRHWASKYDDTLGEHIKAQLIKNNNQPRKRQSLRSSSSKLAQLTLEQILEHMDNLRLSLSNTKNNFFTQTPILQALQHVQASCDEAHKMRFSDLFALAEEYEDSQAKPPKSRRKAPASSPRSRKGAAPPTNNEEESASSSASEEEDSKPKAPKRKRKGSSAVGSDSD, from the exons ATGGAGGCTGCGCCGGCGAAGCCGCAGGGCCGGCTGCTGGTGTCCACCCAGCTGGACGCCAAGGACGAGCTGGAGGAG agaTTGGAGCGTTGTGTTGGAATCGTCCAGGCGCTGACCAATGGGCTGTCAGAGAGAGAAGCCAACGACGCGCTGACCGCCAAT GTGTGTAAaggccagcagcagcatgaggaGGTGTGTCTGGGTCTGTTCACTCTGGTCCTCACAGAACCAACACAGGCCCAGAGG tgttACAGAGACCTGACGCTCGTCAACAGAGACGGGATGAACGTGATTCTGGTGAAGATCAACCAGATCCTCATGGAGAAGTTCCTCAAACTGCAGGATGTGCCCAgaacacag ctggtgTGGTTGGTTAGAGAGCTGGTGAAGAGCGGCATGATGGGAGCTGACGGCGTCGTCATGACGCTGCTGAAACAGATCGCAG gtGGAGATATTTCCACAAAGAACTTGTGGTTGGCTGAGAGCGTCCTCGACATCCTGCTGGACCAGAA GGATTGGGTTTTGAAGAGCGCGATGTTGATAGCGATGTCGGTCTACACCTTCCTCCGACTCATCGTCGACCACGGAGCGCCGAACCTGCTGACTCTGCGACAGAAGGAGGTCGACTTCTGCATCAGCATGCTAAGGGAGaag TTCATGGAGTGTCTGCTCATCGGCAGAGATCTGGTTCGTCTGCTGCAGAACGTCGCTCGGATCCCAGAGATGGAACTGGTGTGGAAAGACCTGCTACACAACCCACAAGTCCTCAGTCCACAGTTCACAG GTGTTCTCCAGCTGCTGACGGCTCGGACCTCCAGGAAGTTTCTGGCCTGTCGACTCACACCGGACATGGAGACCAAGCTGCTGTTCATGACCTCCAGG GTCCGGTTCGGGCAGCAGAAGCGGTACCAGGACTGGTTCCAGAGACAGTACCTGTCCACAGCAGAGAGCCAATCACTGCGCTGTGACCTCATTCGCTACATCTGTGGTGTGGTCCATCCATCCAATGAGGTGCTGAGCTCTGACATCCTGCCACGCTGGGCCATCATTGGCTGGCTGCTCACCACCTGCACG TCGAATGTCGCTGCCTCCAACGCCAAGCTGGCTCTTTTCTATGATTGGCTGTTCTTCAACCCTGAGAAAGACAGCATCATGAACatag AACCAGCCATCCTGGTGATGCATCACTCCATGAAACCTCATCCAGCCATCACCGCCACACTGCTGGACTTCATGTGCcgg ATCATCCCTCACTTCTTTCCTCCGTTGGAGTCTCAGGTCCGTCAGGGCGTCTTTAACTCGCTCACCTTCATCATGGAGAAGAGAGTGCTGGC TCACCTCGCTCCGCTGTTCGATAATCCAAAGTTGGACCGAGAGCTCCGATCGATGCTCAGAGAGAGATTCCCCGAGTTCTGCAGCTCGCCCTCCCCTCCGACTGaag TTAAAATGGAGGAGGCCGTTTCCTTGGAGATGGATAACCACATGTTAGACAAGGAAGAGGGTTGCTATGACAACACAGAGGCTGCGTTCAGTGATGACGAGGAGGAGGTCAACAACAAAG gaaagaagagagagttCAGGTTCCATCCAATCAAAGAGGCTGTGGTGGAAGAGCCTGCTGACATCACACCCTGGCTCGACCAATTAGATGACACGATGAAGGAGAAAgtccagcagctgcagaaaaccAG TGACACAGAGACTCAGTGTGAGGTGATGCAGGAAATCGTGGATCTGATCCTGGAG GAGGACTTTGACTCGGAACAGATGTCGGCTCTGGCTTCCTGTCTGGCTGAGCTGTTCAAAGATCATTTCAGAGGAGATGTTCTGCCGGAGGAGATCACTGAGGA gtccCTGGAGGAGTCGGTGTCCAAACCCGTCTGTCTGGTGTTCAGGAATCTGGTCACCATGCAAGAGGACAACAGTGGATTCTCTGTGCTGCTCGACATGTTGGCTGAATTCTACCAGAAACAACCCAAGATTGGATATCACCTGCTCTACTACCTCAAAGCCAG taaagcGGCGAACGGTAAGATGATGCTGTATGAGTCTTTTGCTCAGGCGACGGCTCTCGGCGATCTGCACACGTGTCTGATGATGGACATGAAGGCGTGTCAGGAGGACGACGTCCGGCTGCTGTGCTACCTCACCCCCTCCATATACactgag TTCCCTGATGAGACGTTGCGGAGCGGTGAGCTGCTCAACATGATTGTAGCCGTCATCGACTCCACACAG TTACAGGAGCTGATGTGTCATGTGATGATGGGGAACCTGGTGATGTTCAGGAAAGACTCTGTGCTCAACATCCTCA TTCAGTCTCTGGACTGGGAGACCTTTGAGCAGTACAGCACCTGGCAGCTGTTTCTGGCTCACAGCATCCCACTGGAAACCATCATCCCCATCCTGCAGCACCTCAAATATAAAG aACATCCCGAGGCGTTatcctgtctgctgctgcagctccgcAGAGAGAA gcCCAGTGAGGAGATGGTGAAGATGGTGCTGAGTCGTCCCTGCCATCATGAGGATCAGTTCACCACGAGCATCCTGAGACACTGGGCGTCCAAATACGACGACACACTGGGAGAACACATCAAAGCCCAGCTGATCAAGAACAACAACCAACCACGCAAGAGACAGag tcttcGTAGCTCCAGCAGTAAACTGGCTCAGCTGACCCTGGAACAGATCTTAGAGCACATGGACAACTTGAGACTGAGTCTGAGCAACACCAAGAATAact tcttcaCACAGACTCCGATCCTTCAGGCTCTGCAGCACGTTCAGGCCAGCTGTGATGAAGCACACaaaatgag GTTCAGTGACCTGTTTGCTCTGGCGGAGGAGTACGAGGACTCTCAGGCGAAGCCTCCGAAGTCTCGCCGTAAAGCTCCGGCTTCCTCGCCGCGCTCACGGAAAGGAGCAGCTCCGCCCACCAACAACGAGGAGGAGAGCGCCTCCAGCAGCGCCTCG gaggaggaggactcgAAGCCCAAAGCTccgaagaggaagaggaaaggcTCGTCAGCCGTTGGCTCTGACAGCGACTGA
- the LOC113747298 gene encoding C2 calcium-dependent domain-containing protein 4B-like isoform X1, whose translation MKSLDRTLIRTVDRTLEGWPVISVIGSTCCCSYKAGEQTGEVSRQVSLTPVIMSAIRTRSTLQNLVLTPERIPAFLIPPRSPLLFLSPRLHRSSPDRTGLLSDHDDDSPGLSPVPRPALLRLPPRVRLPRRSAADADTDLTTRAAMSLPHVGKVTTPYGFRAVLTASPCTHRRESLFHKNKAVPVPDGDLQDPADPDPGPGPGPDPGRSRVPLRLQVLKQLRRPAAALKATRKTRPR comes from the exons atgaagtctCTGGACCGGACTCTGATCCGGACGGTGGACCGGACTCTGGAGGGCTGGCCTGTGATCAGTGTGATTGgatccacctgctgctgctcataTAAAGCAGGTGAGCAGACAGGTGAGGTGAGCAGACAGGTGAGCCTCACTCCG GTCATCATGTCGGCCATCAGAACCAGGTCAACGCTGCAGAATCTGGTTCTGACCCCGGAGCGGATCCCGGCCTTCCTCATCCCGCCCCGcagtcctctcctcttcctctctccccgtCTCCATCGGAGCTcaccggaccggaccggacttCTGTCCGACCACGATGACGACAGTCCCGGACTGAGCCCCGTGCCCCGTCCGGCCCTGCTCCGCCTCCCGCCGCGGGTCCGGCTCCCCCGCCGCTCCGCCGCGGACGCGGACACGGACCTGACGACGCGCGCGGCCATGTCGCTGCCGCACGTGGGGAAGGTGACCACGCCCTACGGCTTCCGTGCCGTGCTGACCGCGAGCCCGTGCACGCACCGGCGGGAGTCCCTGTTTCACAAGAACAAAGCAGTGCCGGTCCCGGACGGTGACCTGCAGGACCCGGCTGACCCGGACCccggtcctggtcctggtcctgatcCCGGCAGGTCCCGGGTCCCTCTGCGCCTGCAGGTGCTGAAGCAGCTGAGGAGACCTGCAGCTGCCCTGAAGGCCACGAGGAAGACACGCCCCCGCTGA
- the ntaq1 gene encoding protein N-terminal glutamine amidohydrolase isoform X2: MKSEDRVTKSRENCEYTSCYCEENVWKLCDSVRTDRTGPLDQLYVIFISNEKRTDYHVILMQVGLQSDSLVYDLDSELSFPVSLQRYAAQALRSDRNIKPEYHRKLRVVPADSFLLHFASDRSHMMNPDGSWKMPPPLYPPIHTAACQMNLDDFISMNPAVGWGRVFSLEHFLQRYTGSSSPSS; this comes from the exons ATGAAGAGTGAAGACCGCGTCACGAAGAGCCGCGAAAACTGCGAGTACACCAGCTGCTACTG TGAGGAAAATGTTTGGAAACTCTGTGATTCTGTCAGAACCGACAGAACCGGCCCGCTGGACCAGCTGTACGTGATTTTCATCTCGAATGAGAAAAGAACG GATTACCACGTCATCCTGATGCAGGTCGGGCTGCAGTCGGACTCTCTGGTTTACGATCTGGACTCGGAGCTGTCGTTCCCCGTCAGCCTGCAGCGGTACGCCGCCCAGGCCCTCCGCTCAGACCGCAACATCAAACCTGAATACCACAG GAAGTTGCGTGTGGTACCTGCTGACAGCTTCCTGTTGCACTTTGCGTCTGATCGCTCTCACATGATGAACCCCGATGGCTCGTGGAAGATGCCCCCCCCACTCTACCCCCCCATACACACTGCAG CGTGTCAGATGAACCTGGATGACTTCATCAGCATGAACCCTGCTGTGGGCTGGGGGCGGGTCTTCAGCCTGGAGCACTTCCTGCAGAGATACACAGGAAGCTCCTCGCCATCATCGTAG
- the LOC113747298 gene encoding C2 calcium-dependent domain-containing protein 4B-like isoform X2 has protein sequence MKSLDRTLIRTVDRTLEGWPVISVIGSTCCCSYKAGEQTGEVSRQVIMSAIRTRSTLQNLVLTPERIPAFLIPPRSPLLFLSPRLHRSSPDRTGLLSDHDDDSPGLSPVPRPALLRLPPRVRLPRRSAADADTDLTTRAAMSLPHVGKVTTPYGFRAVLTASPCTHRRESLFHKNKAVPVPDGDLQDPADPDPGPGPGPDPGRSRVPLRLQVLKQLRRPAAALKATRKTRPR, from the exons atgaagtctCTGGACCGGACTCTGATCCGGACGGTGGACCGGACTCTGGAGGGCTGGCCTGTGATCAGTGTGATTGgatccacctgctgctgctcataTAAAGCAGGTGAGCAGACAGGTGAGGTGAGCAGACAG GTCATCATGTCGGCCATCAGAACCAGGTCAACGCTGCAGAATCTGGTTCTGACCCCGGAGCGGATCCCGGCCTTCCTCATCCCGCCCCGcagtcctctcctcttcctctctccccgtCTCCATCGGAGCTcaccggaccggaccggacttCTGTCCGACCACGATGACGACAGTCCCGGACTGAGCCCCGTGCCCCGTCCGGCCCTGCTCCGCCTCCCGCCGCGGGTCCGGCTCCCCCGCCGCTCCGCCGCGGACGCGGACACGGACCTGACGACGCGCGCGGCCATGTCGCTGCCGCACGTGGGGAAGGTGACCACGCCCTACGGCTTCCGTGCCGTGCTGACCGCGAGCCCGTGCACGCACCGGCGGGAGTCCCTGTTTCACAAGAACAAAGCAGTGCCGGTCCCGGACGGTGACCTGCAGGACCCGGCTGACCCGGACCccggtcctggtcctggtcctgatcCCGGCAGGTCCCGGGTCCCTCTGCGCCTGCAGGTGCTGAAGCAGCTGAGGAGACCTGCAGCTGCCCTGAAGGCCACGAGGAAGACACGCCCCCGCTGA
- the ntaq1 gene encoding protein N-terminal glutamine amidohydrolase isoform X1, giving the protein MKSEDRVTKSRENCEYTSCYCEENVWKLCDSVRTDRTGPLDQLYVIFISNEKRTVPLWKQRSGHGDQPVIWDYHVILMQVGLQSDSLVYDLDSELSFPVSLQRYAAQALRSDRNIKPEYHRKLRVVPADSFLLHFASDRSHMMNPDGSWKMPPPLYPPIHTAACQMNLDDFISMNPAVGWGRVFSLEHFLQRYTGSSSPSS; this is encoded by the exons ATGAAGAGTGAAGACCGCGTCACGAAGAGCCGCGAAAACTGCGAGTACACCAGCTGCTACTG TGAGGAAAATGTTTGGAAACTCTGTGATTCTGTCAGAACCGACAGAACCGGCCCGCTGGACCAGCTGTACGTGATTTTCATCTCGAATGAGAAAAGAACG GTTCCTCTGTGGAAGCAGAGATCTGGACACGGAGACCAGCCAGTGATCTGG GATTACCACGTCATCCTGATGCAGGTCGGGCTGCAGTCGGACTCTCTGGTTTACGATCTGGACTCGGAGCTGTCGTTCCCCGTCAGCCTGCAGCGGTACGCCGCCCAGGCCCTCCGCTCAGACCGCAACATCAAACCTGAATACCACAG GAAGTTGCGTGTGGTACCTGCTGACAGCTTCCTGTTGCACTTTGCGTCTGATCGCTCTCACATGATGAACCCCGATGGCTCGTGGAAGATGCCCCCCCCACTCTACCCCCCCATACACACTGCAG CGTGTCAGATGAACCTGGATGACTTCATCAGCATGAACCCTGCTGTGGGCTGGGGGCGGGTCTTCAGCCTGGAGCACTTCCTGCAGAGATACACAGGAAGCTCCTCGCCATCATCGTAG